TGATCGCTGCCCTGGGAACGGTGGTGATCTTTGTCCTGGGCACCCTGGCCATTGCCTTTGTGGTGCCGCAGGCGGACATCAACCTCACCCAGTCCCTGCTGACGTCCTACAACGACATGTTCGAGTGGGCGGGCATCGGCTGGGCTGGCCCGATTATTGCGGCCATGCTGCTGATCGGGGTCCTCGCCGGCGTGGTGACCTGGGTGGCCGGTCCGTCCAGCGGTCTGCTGGCCGTGGCCAAGGCAGGCTATCTGCCCCGGTTCTGGCAGCGCACCAACAAGCACGGCATGGGAACGCACATCATGCTCTTCCAGGCCTTTGTGGTCACGGCTCTGGGACTGGTCTACGTGGTGCTGCCGTCAGTGCAGGCCGCCTACCAGATCCTGAGCCAGCTCACCGTCATCCTGTACCTGATCATGTACATGCTGATGTTCGGCGCCGCCATGTACCTGCGGTACACCCAGCCCAACCGGCCCCGGCCCTACCGGGTACCCGGCGGTGAAGCGGGCATGTGGGTGGTGGGCGGCCTTGGTTTCCTCGGTTCGCTGATGGCGTTTGTCTTCAGCTTCATTCCCCCGGACCAGATTTCCGTCGGGTCGCCCGTCCTGTACGTGGGCATCCTGGCGGGCGGAGCGGCCCTGTTCTTCATTCTGCCGCTGGTGATCTACGCCGTGCGCAAGCCGCATTGGCGGGATCCGAACAGCACCTTTGTGCCGTTTACCTGGCAGCTGGAGCACAGTCACCCCGGCGTCCAAACCCAGTCCTCGGTGGCGACTTCGGTCCTGACGGAGCAGGCGCTGGCCTCCGGCGCCATTCCGGAGACCGGTGCCCCCGCGGGAGAGACCGAGCCGCGGCCGGGAGCCGCCGCCGGAGACAAACCAAACCTTCGGCCCCGGCCGGGACCCGCCCTTGGAGGGAGCGGAGCACCATGATGCCGGAAAAGTCAGCCATCGCGTCCGCCGTCCGGACGGCCCATGCGGACCACGCCGGCGACACCGGCGGTGCCAACGCCAGTTACATTCCGTACCTGGCCTCGGTGGATCCCTCGCTGTTCGGCGTGTGCGTGGCAACGGCGGACGGCGACGTGTTCGAGGCGGGGGACGCCGGATTCGAGTTTGCCCTGGAATCGATTTCCAAGGTGTGCTCCATGGCTCTGGCCATGGAGCACACCGGGCTGCCCGAGTTCCATGACAAGGTGGGGGCGGATCCCACCGGTGAACCGTTCAACTCCGTTATTGCGTTAGCCCTGCATGGAGGCAAACCGCTCTCGCCGCTGGTTAACGCCGGTGCCATGTCCACAGTGTCGCTCATCCCGGCGGCCTCCGCAGATGAGCGGTGGCAGAAGATCCTGGCCATGCAAAGTGCCTTTGCCGGCCGGGACATCCTGCTCAGCGACGCCGTCAACGACTCCGAGCAGTCCACCAATTTCCACAACCGGGCGATCGCGTGGCTGCTCTACTCGAGCGGTTCCATGTACTCGGATCCAATGGAAGCGTGTGAGGTCTACACCCGGCAGTGCTCCACCTTGGTGACCACCAGGGACCTGGCCGTCATGGGCGCGACGGTAGCCGCCCGCGGACGCAACCCGGTCACGGGGAAGCAGGTGTTCGACCCGTCCCTGGTTCCGCCGATCCTGGCGGAAATGACCATGGAGGGCCTGTACACCTCTTCGGGAGACTGGGCCTATCGGGTAGGACTGCCGGGCAAGAGCGGCGTGGGCGGCGGCGTCCTGGCGATCATGCCCGGCACCCTCGCCATCGCGGCCTTCTCTCCGCCGCTGGACCCGGCGGGCAACAGCGTCCGGGCGCAGAAAGCGGTGGCCTCAGTGGCGGCGGCGCTGAAGCTGAACATTTACAACGCGACGGATTTTGCGCCATAGCGTGTTTCGCACAGCAGCTTCCTAGCGGATGCTGAGGTCGGCGGTGATCCGTTCCGCCGCCGCCTTCAGCCGGGGCACCACGCTCTCCTCCACCGACAGGTGCGGGTCCCGGTGCATCTGCAGGGACACGTTGGCGGCTGCCACGACGGTCCCGGCACGCGAGACGGGCACGGCGACGCCGCGCAGCCCGCCCTCGAGTTCGTCGGCGACCCGGGCCCAGCCGCGCCGGCCGGCCAGCTCCACTTCGGCCCGGAGTTCGTCCAGGGTCGACACTGAGTGCGGAGTGAAGGCCTGGAATTCCACGGCGTTCAGATGGGCTTCGCGTGCCTCGGGTTCCAGGGCGGCGATCAGCACCCGGCCCATGGACGTGGCCCAGGCAGGAAAGCGCGTCCCGACATGCACCGAAACATGCACCAGGCGCGGCGGCGCCACCCGGGCCACGTACACCACATGCATGCCGTCCAAAATGCACAGGGAGGTGGTTTCGCCCAGCTCGGCCGCCAGCGTCTTGAGGTGGGGTTCAGCCAGCGAGGGCAGCGAGAGAGTGGCCAGGAAAGCCGATCCAATGTCCAGGGACCGCGGAGCCAGCGCAAAGAGCGGCCCCTCGCAGCTGAGATACCCGAGATCGCACAGGGTCATCAGGAACCGGCGGGCCGAGGCCCGGCTCAGGTCGGCAGCCGCAGCCACCGCGCTCACGCTCAGCTGCGGATGTTCCGGGGTGAACGACTGCAGCACGGCAAGGGTTTTCTCCACCGACTTTACGTAGTATCCGTCTTCCGCCCCCATGCCGCCCATCTTATACGCTCCTATGCGCCGCCCCTGCGGGCTCGCTGGTACTGGGCGGCCAGGCGCACGGGGGCGTTGGGCGCGCCGTACCCGTCGTAGGAACGGCGGCGTTCCACCACCTCGAAGAACACGTTCCCAACAGTCGCCGTGTAGAAGTGCAGGAACTCGCCGTCGCCGTCGCGGTCGTACAGCAGGTTCAGGGACTGCAGGGTCCGCAGCAGGTCCGGGTCCAGCCGGAACCGGGCCCGCAGGTCCTCGTAGTAGTTGGCCGGAATGGGCAGGAACTTCAGCCCCCGCTGCCGGGCCATCCGGGCCAGGGACACCACATCGCTGCAGGCGAAGGCGACGTGCTGCGGATAGTCGGCGCCGCCGTCGGGCCCGCCGCCCTCCAGCGCCAGCGGGGCGATGTTCAGGGCCAGGCGAACCCTGCCGTCACTGCTGCACATCACCTGGCTGCGCACCAGTCCCATCGGGCTGGGCACCTCCTGC
This genomic interval from Arthrobacter sp. zg-Y820 contains the following:
- the gadC gene encoding putative glutamine/gamma-aminobutyrate antiporter GadC → MSDSTASNGSSAASGSSAANGSATPPGRSSNAKAKQTAKITIGALAVMNIVAVVSLRGLPAEAEYGLSSIFYYVLAAVVFLIPVSLVAAELATGWPEQGGVFRWVGEAFGPRWAFVAMFMLFIEVSIWFPTVLTFGAVSLAYTGTDQNLDAQLSGNKAFVLAVVLVVYWLATFIAFRGAAAFSKVAQWGGIIGTIIPAAVLIVLGFSYYFAGNTPQIQMGWGELVPDFSNFSNVVLAASIFLFYAGMEMNAIHVKEVKNPTRDYPIAVLIAALGTVVIFVLGTLAIAFVVPQADINLTQSLLTSYNDMFEWAGIGWAGPIIAAMLLIGVLAGVVTWVAGPSSGLLAVAKAGYLPRFWQRTNKHGMGTHIMLFQAFVVTALGLVYVVLPSVQAAYQILSQLTVILYLIMYMLMFGAAMYLRYTQPNRPRPYRVPGGEAGMWVVGGLGFLGSLMAFVFSFIPPDQISVGSPVLYVGILAGGAALFFILPLVIYAVRKPHWRDPNSTFVPFTWQLEHSHPGVQTQSSVATSVLTEQALASGAIPETGAPAGETEPRPGAAAGDKPNLRPRPGPALGGSGAP
- the glsA gene encoding glutaminase A codes for the protein MMPEKSAIASAVRTAHADHAGDTGGANASYIPYLASVDPSLFGVCVATADGDVFEAGDAGFEFALESISKVCSMALAMEHTGLPEFHDKVGADPTGEPFNSVIALALHGGKPLSPLVNAGAMSTVSLIPAASADERWQKILAMQSAFAGRDILLSDAVNDSEQSTNFHNRAIAWLLYSSGSMYSDPMEACEVYTRQCSTLVTTRDLAVMGATVAARGRNPVTGKQVFDPSLVPPILAEMTMEGLYTSSGDWAYRVGLPGKSGVGGGVLAIMPGTLAIAAFSPPLDPAGNSVRAQKAVASVAAALKLNIYNATDFAP
- a CDS encoding IclR family transcriptional regulator C-terminal domain-containing protein — encoded protein: MGAEDGYYVKSVEKTLAVLQSFTPEHPQLSVSAVAAAADLSRASARRFLMTLCDLGYLSCEGPLFALAPRSLDIGSAFLATLSLPSLAEPHLKTLAAELGETTSLCILDGMHVVYVARVAPPRLVHVSVHVGTRFPAWATSMGRVLIAALEPEAREAHLNAVEFQAFTPHSVSTLDELRAEVELAGRRGWARVADELEGGLRGVAVPVSRAGTVVAAANVSLQMHRDPHLSVEESVVPRLKAAAERITADLSIR